From Draconibacterium halophilum, one genomic window encodes:
- the recN gene encoding DNA repair protein RecN, producing MLSRLSISNYALINKLQVNFHTNLNTVTGETGAGKSIILGALSLILGNRADLSVLKEKDKKCIVEGQFEVSNYSVKRFFETYDLDYDPSTILRREITPSGKSRAFINDTPVNLKVMRELGLQLIDIHSQHQNLELSNQKFQLNLVDSVAGTKDALTKYKAQFSAYKNTRKALDQLKENAEQAQADLDYFQFQYTQLEEASLEETEQEDLELELEQLNHAEEIKTALSETVTLLDSETFSVLQSVKDGHRTLEKVTSYLKDTESLAGRLQSAAIELSDIHQELEMLAERVEFNPARIEEVNDRLNLLYSLQQKHHVTTVAELIALREEFDQKINKAVGYDDEIEALKGKLDVQKADLEKLALSLSKTRQKAFKKIESSVIGDLNQLGMNNAKLQVVHSYLEDFQPEGKDEISFLFSANSDSDPDEISKIASGGEMSRLMLAIKNLLRNSKALPTIVFDEIDTGVSGEIALKMGTIIKSFSTNTQIINITHLPQVAAKGDMHFSVFKHEENGKTYTSIKALDAEGRVEELAKMVGGEKLTETTIKAAEELLRI from the coding sequence ATGCTATCCAGATTATCCATTTCGAATTACGCGCTGATAAATAAGTTACAGGTTAATTTTCACACCAATTTAAACACGGTAACAGGAGAAACCGGAGCGGGTAAATCGATTATTCTGGGGGCTTTAAGTTTGATTTTAGGTAATCGGGCCGATCTTTCGGTGCTGAAAGAGAAGGATAAAAAATGCATTGTTGAAGGCCAGTTTGAAGTGAGTAATTATTCCGTAAAACGTTTTTTTGAAACCTACGATCTGGATTACGATCCTTCCACAATTTTGCGGCGGGAAATAACACCATCAGGAAAATCCAGAGCTTTTATAAACGATACCCCGGTGAACCTGAAAGTAATGCGGGAGTTGGGATTGCAATTGATTGATATTCATTCGCAACACCAAAACCTGGAGTTAAGCAACCAGAAATTTCAGTTGAATTTAGTTGATTCGGTTGCCGGAACTAAGGATGCTTTAACAAAATATAAGGCTCAGTTTTCAGCCTATAAAAACACTAGGAAAGCGCTGGATCAATTGAAGGAAAATGCAGAACAGGCACAGGCCGATCTGGATTATTTTCAGTTTCAGTATACGCAACTGGAAGAAGCCAGTTTGGAGGAAACCGAACAGGAAGACCTGGAATTGGAATTGGAGCAGCTTAATCATGCTGAAGAAATTAAAACAGCACTAAGCGAAACGGTTACCTTACTGGATAGCGAAACATTCTCAGTATTGCAAAGTGTAAAAGATGGTCATCGAACGCTGGAAAAAGTTACCAGCTACCTAAAAGATACCGAAAGTCTTGCAGGGCGTTTGCAAAGTGCCGCCATCGAGTTAAGTGATATTCACCAGGAACTGGAAATGCTGGCTGAACGCGTTGAGTTTAACCCCGCCAGAATTGAAGAGGTAAACGATCGCTTGAATTTATTGTATTCGTTACAACAAAAACACCATGTAACAACGGTAGCAGAATTAATTGCACTGCGTGAAGAATTTGACCAGAAAATAAATAAGGCCGTTGGTTACGATGATGAAATAGAAGCTCTAAAAGGCAAATTGGACGTTCAAAAGGCTGATCTTGAAAAGCTTGCATTGAGTTTAAGTAAAACCCGGCAAAAGGCTTTCAAAAAGATTGAAAGTTCGGTGATTGGCGATTTGAATCAATTGGGAATGAATAATGCAAAATTGCAGGTTGTTCATAGCTATTTAGAGGATTTTCAGCCCGAGGGTAAAGACGAGATCTCATTTTTATTTAGTGCAAACTCTGATTCAGATCCCGATGAAATATCTAAAATTGCCTCTGGTGGTGAGATGTCGCGATTGATGCTGGCTATAAAAAATTTACTTCGCAATTCAAAAGCGCTGCCCACAATCGTATTTGATGAAATTGATACGGGAGTATCTGGCGAGATAGCGCTTAAAATGGGAACGATAATAAAATCATTCTCTACCAATACGCAAATTATTAATATTACGCACTTGCCACAGGTTGCCGCAAAAGGCGATATGCACTTCAGTGTATTTAAGCATGAAGAGAATGGTAAAACCTACACTTCAATAAAAGCCCTTGATGCAGAGGGAAGGGTGGAAGAATTAGCCAAAATGGTCGGTGGTGAGAAACTTACAGAAACAACAATTAAAGCGGCAGAAGAACTGTTGCGAATTTGA
- the porD gene encoding type IX secretion system protein PorD — protein sequence MQCNRFGTGIQGANQNLFRTMQSDLYDFMNNRKWTDHVYSYDEKIRCNILIRLDEQISADEFKGSIQVQLTRPVFNSSYTSTVLNIKDNDFHCKYVEFQALEFNETSNRDNLTNIMAFYAYVILGFDYDTFSEEGGTEFFQKAQSIVNNSQNTRERGWKAFESERNRYWLIENVLNNSYSSFRTAMYNYHRNGLDMMSDRVEEGRANIAEALRDIQKVFRRRPSTYILQMFFDAKADELVNIFSKSFPDERNRVMTILNEVDPSNGSKYEKIAENEGF from the coding sequence ATGCAATGTAACCGTTTCGGCACGGGGATTCAGGGAGCAAACCAGAACCTTTTCCGCACCATGCAGTCTGACTTGTATGATTTTATGAATAACAGAAAATGGACTGATCATGTGTACAGCTACGATGAAAAAATACGATGTAATATTTTAATCCGTCTCGACGAGCAAATTTCTGCAGATGAGTTTAAGGGATCGATTCAGGTTCAGTTAACACGCCCGGTTTTTAATTCCAGTTATACTTCAACCGTTCTGAATATTAAAGACAATGATTTTCATTGTAAATATGTGGAGTTTCAGGCACTGGAGTTCAATGAAACTTCAAACCGAGACAATCTGACAAACATAATGGCGTTTTATGCCTATGTTATTTTGGGTTTTGATTACGATACTTTTTCAGAAGAAGGAGGAACAGAGTTTTTTCAAAAAGCACAATCGATTGTAAATAATTCTCAAAATACCCGTGAGCGCGGATGGAAAGCTTTTGAAAGCGAACGGAATCGTTACTGGCTGATTGAGAATGTATTAAATAATTCGTATTCGTCATTTCGTACGGCTATGTATAATTACCACCGAAACGGATTGGATATGATGTCTGACAGGGTAGAAGAAGGGCGTGCAAATATCGCAGAAGCGCTGCGCGACATTCAAAAAGTATTTCGTCGTCGTCCATCTACATATATTTTGCAGATGTTTTTTGATGCCAAAGCCGATGAATTGGTTAACATTTTCTCAAAATCATTTCCGGATGAACGAAATCGAGTGATGACCATTTTAAACGAGGTGGATCCTTCAAACGGGAGCAAGTACGAGAAGATTGCCGAAAACGAAGGCTTTTAG
- the coaBC gene encoding bifunctional phosphopantothenoylcysteine decarboxylase/phosphopantothenate--cysteine ligase CoaBC: protein MRLKGKNIILGITGSIAAYKAAMLLRLFIKEGAEVQVVITPAGKEFITPVTLSALSDKPVISEFFGANDGSWNSHVDLGLWADVMVIAPATASTMGKMAYGIADNMLITTYLSAKCPVMVAPAMDLDMFAHPSTQRNISILKDYGNSIVEPGEGELASGLTGKGRMEEPIKILEAVIQRLGVKKKLLNKSYLVTAGPTFEKIDPVRFIGNYSSGKMGYAIAEELAEQGADVTLVSGPVAVTTQKAGVKVIPVESANEMYNASIEHFERVDGAIMCAAVADFTPAKKEGEKTKRGKENWHIELEPTKDIAAELGKLKTNKQLLVGFALETNNEMSNAERKLLKKNLDFIVLNSLKDKGAGFGVDTNKITIIEKGNKQTDFELKDKAEVAKDIVAKIIELNN from the coding sequence ATGAGGCTCAAAGGAAAAAATATTATACTAGGAATAACAGGAAGTATTGCAGCTTATAAGGCAGCAATGCTTCTTCGGCTTTTTATAAAGGAGGGTGCCGAAGTGCAGGTGGTTATTACCCCTGCCGGAAAAGAATTTATAACACCCGTAACTTTATCAGCATTGTCGGACAAACCTGTTATTAGTGAGTTTTTTGGTGCAAACGATGGTAGCTGGAATAGCCATGTTGATCTGGGATTGTGGGCGGATGTAATGGTAATTGCGCCAGCAACGGCTTCTACAATGGGGAAAATGGCTTATGGAATTGCTGATAATATGTTGATAACAACCTATTTGTCGGCAAAATGCCCGGTAATGGTGGCTCCCGCAATGGACCTCGATATGTTTGCACATCCTTCAACACAACGGAATATTTCTATTCTTAAAGATTACGGAAATAGTATTGTTGAACCCGGTGAAGGAGAATTAGCCAGCGGATTAACAGGCAAAGGCAGGATGGAAGAACCTATAAAAATTCTCGAAGCGGTTATCCAACGGCTTGGAGTAAAAAAAAAACTTCTGAATAAATCCTACCTGGTAACTGCCGGTCCAACTTTCGAAAAAATAGATCCTGTTCGTTTTATTGGTAATTATTCATCAGGGAAAATGGGTTACGCCATTGCCGAAGAGCTTGCTGAGCAAGGTGCCGATGTAACTTTAGTATCTGGTCCTGTTGCTGTAACCACTCAAAAAGCGGGTGTAAAAGTTATCCCGGTTGAATCGGCTAACGAAATGTACAATGCTTCAATTGAACATTTTGAACGCGTTGATGGTGCAATAATGTGTGCTGCAGTAGCTGATTTTACTCCTGCAAAAAAGGAGGGTGAAAAAACCAAACGAGGTAAAGAAAACTGGCATATCGAGTTGGAGCCAACAAAAGACATTGCAGCCGAATTGGGTAAATTAAAAACCAACAAGCAACTTTTGGTAGGGTTTGCGCTTGAAACCAACAATGAAATGTCGAATGCGGAACGTAAACTATTGAAAAAGAACCTCGACTTTATTGTGTTGAACTCGCTGAAGGACAAAGGAGCCGGATTTGGTGTTGATACCAATAAAATAACGATCATCGAAAAGGGCAATAAACAAACCGATTTTGAGTTAAAAGATAAAGCTGAAGTAGCAAAAGATATTGTAGCAAAAATTATAGAATTGAACAATTAG
- a CDS encoding DNA-directed RNA polymerase subunit omega, producing the protein MDYKKTKAAQSTISRDLEVLTQETGNIYETVMLLAKRANQISSELKEELNQKLQEFASYTDNLEEIFENREQIEISKFYERLPKPTLIAFEELKEGEIYHRNPTRENKKRI; encoded by the coding sequence ATGGATTACAAGAAAACAAAAGCAGCTCAGTCAACTATTTCACGCGATCTTGAAGTACTGACTCAAGAAACCGGAAATATTTACGAAACGGTAATGCTCCTTGCTAAAAGAGCAAATCAGATCTCGTCGGAATTGAAAGAAGAGCTAAACCAGAAGCTACAGGAATTCGCTTCGTATACCGACAATTTGGAGGAAATCTTCGAAAATAGAGAACAAATTGAGATTTCTAAATTTTACGAGCGTTTGCCAAAGCCTACTCTTATTGCGTTTGAAGAATTAAAAGAAGGTGAAATTTATCACCGTAACCCAACGCGCGAGAACAAAAAACGCATCTAA
- a CDS encoding outer membrane protein assembly factor BamD, translating to MGIGLLAILMITASCGDYNKIVKSTDYEFKYKKAVEYYEDGEYVRASTLFRELVNIYRGTSRADKIYYFYAKSMIGQKDYLMAGHYFKSLVKEFPTSEYVEEAQFMIGYCAYLMSPKPRLDQQVTQQAIDALQLYNNLYPYSDRVEEANRLIDELVDKLVYKSYLSAKLYYDFEQYKAAVIALRNSLEKYPDSKYREELKYMLLKSKYLLASKSVLDKQNERYTNALDEYFSFIDEYPDSDYKKEVNKFYEKASEILNYKEEEDLNIN from the coding sequence TTGGGGATTGGATTACTAGCAATTTTAATGATTACAGCCTCGTGTGGAGACTACAACAAGATTGTAAAAAGTACTGATTACGAATTCAAATACAAAAAAGCAGTCGAATATTACGAGGATGGCGAATATGTTCGCGCATCAACGCTGTTTAGAGAATTGGTGAACATTTACCGCGGAACTTCAAGAGCTGACAAAATTTACTACTTCTATGCTAAAAGTATGATCGGTCAGAAAGACTATTTAATGGCAGGTCATTATTTTAAGTCGTTGGTTAAAGAGTTTCCAACAAGTGAATATGTGGAGGAAGCACAATTTATGATTGGTTATTGTGCCTATTTGATGTCGCCAAAACCAAGGCTCGACCAACAGGTAACTCAACAGGCTATTGATGCGCTTCAGTTATACAATAACTTGTACCCATACAGCGACAGGGTCGAAGAAGCCAACCGACTAATTGATGAATTAGTAGATAAGTTGGTGTATAAATCGTATTTAAGTGCTAAATTGTACTACGATTTTGAACAGTATAAAGCAGCGGTAATTGCGTTACGAAACAGTCTTGAGAAATACCCGGACAGTAAATATCGCGAAGAATTGAAATATATGTTGTTAAAATCAAAATACTTATTGGCATCAAAGAGTGTTCTTGATAAACAAAACGAAAGATATACAAATGCACTTGACGAATATTTTTCGTTTATAGATGAATACCCCGATAGTGATTACAAAAAAGAGGTAAATAAATTTTACGAAAAAGCCTCGGAGATATTAAATTATAAGGAAGAAGAAGATTTAAACATTAACTAG
- a CDS encoding aminotransferase class I/II-fold pyridoxal phosphate-dependent enzyme, translated as MDIFDKFRNNKGDIGKWMDQIHGYFAFPKLEGEIAARMNFRGKEVLTWSLNNYLGLANHPEVRKADAEAAAQYGMAYPMGARMMSGQTVKHEQLERELAAFESKPDAFLLNFGYQGMVSAIDVLASRNDVIVYDSESHACIMDGVFLHKAKGGKSFVFQHNDMDKCRKMLGFAQKRAAETGGGILVITEGVFGMTGQVGKLDEIVALKKEFDFRLFVDDAHGFGTMGPTGAGSGEHFGVQDGIDIYFGTFAKAMAGIGGFVACETDICYILRYNMRSQTFAKSLPMPMTIGALKRLDMIRTMPELREKLWTIVNALQGGLKEAGFDLGKTNTQVTPVYMKGGVAEATQMVYDFRENYGIFCSMVVYPVIPKGEILLRLIPTAMHTLEDVEITLEAFKEAREKLLSGAYKSEDLAKVEVDK; from the coding sequence GTGGATATATTTGATAAATTCAGAAATAATAAAGGTGATATTGGCAAGTGGATGGACCAAATTCACGGGTATTTTGCATTTCCTAAACTGGAAGGTGAAATTGCAGCCAGAATGAACTTCCGTGGAAAAGAAGTATTAACATGGAGTTTGAACAACTACCTGGGCTTGGCCAACCACCCGGAGGTAAGAAAAGCAGATGCTGAAGCTGCAGCACAGTATGGCATGGCTTACCCGATGGGAGCCAGAATGATGTCGGGACAAACAGTAAAACACGAACAACTTGAGCGCGAATTGGCCGCTTTTGAAAGTAAACCTGATGCATTTTTATTGAACTTCGGATACCAGGGAATGGTTTCTGCAATTGATGTACTGGCAAGCCGTAACGATGTTATTGTTTACGATTCAGAATCGCACGCTTGTATTATGGATGGTGTTTTCCTTCATAAAGCAAAAGGTGGAAAAAGTTTTGTGTTTCAGCACAACGACATGGACAAATGTCGCAAGATGTTAGGTTTTGCCCAAAAACGTGCTGCCGAAACCGGTGGTGGTATTTTAGTTATTACTGAAGGCGTTTTTGGAATGACAGGACAAGTTGGAAAACTTGACGAGATCGTTGCCCTGAAAAAAGAATTTGATTTCCGATTGTTTGTTGACGATGCACATGGTTTTGGAACAATGGGACCAACAGGTGCCGGTTCGGGTGAACATTTTGGCGTTCAGGATGGAATTGATATTTATTTTGGAACATTTGCAAAAGCAATGGCCGGAATTGGCGGTTTTGTTGCTTGCGAAACTGATATTTGCTACATCCTTCGTTACAACATGCGTTCGCAAACTTTTGCCAAGTCGCTGCCTATGCCAATGACTATTGGTGCATTGAAACGTTTGGATATGATTCGTACGATGCCTGAGTTACGCGAAAAACTGTGGACAATTGTTAACGCACTGCAAGGAGGTTTGAAAGAAGCCGGTTTTGATCTTGGAAAAACAAATACACAGGTTACTCCGGTTTATATGAAAGGCGGAGTAGCAGAAGCTACACAAATGGTTTACGATTTTCGCGAAAATTATGGAATTTTCTGTTCTATGGTTGTGTACCCGGTTATTCCAAAAGGTGAAATTCTTTTACGCCTAATACCTACAGCAATGCACACCTTGGAGGATGTAGAAATTACGCTGGAAGCATTTAAAGAAGCACGTGAGAAATTACTTTCAGGAGCTTATAAAAGTGAAGATCTGGCAAAAGTTGAAGTTGATAAATAA
- a CDS encoding 3-keto-disaccharide hydrolase: MKKISLLFIFAGFIACTKEKAPETIHLFNGTDLSGWHADVPDADSNSNIEKSFVVRDSLLVSMGEPRGHLITDSVFSNYRLDVEYRFAGEPGNCGVLVHASTPRALYDMFPKSLEVQMQSGDAGDFWCIVEDITVPNMIERRGPKESWGITEGKKRRILNLTDGSENPLGEWNNMVIECVADTIKVWVNDDLVNYGYNCTVTKGQIAVQAEGAEVEFKKIDLTPITKTTPID, translated from the coding sequence GTGAAAAAAATTAGTCTGTTATTTATCTTTGCAGGATTTATTGCCTGCACCAAGGAAAAGGCACCTGAAACAATACATTTGTTTAACGGAACAGATTTATCGGGCTGGCATGCCGATGTGCCTGATGCTGATAGTAATTCCAATATTGAGAAATCGTTTGTAGTTCGCGATTCTTTGCTGGTAAGTATGGGCGAACCGCGGGGGCATCTAATTACCGATTCGGTATTCAGTAATTATCGTCTTGACGTGGAATATCGCTTTGCAGGCGAACCCGGGAATTGTGGCGTTTTGGTGCATGCATCAACACCCCGGGCTTTATACGATATGTTTCCAAAATCGTTGGAGGTACAAATGCAAAGTGGCGATGCCGGTGATTTTTGGTGTATTGTTGAAGACATTACAGTGCCAAACATGATTGAGCGCCGCGGACCCAAAGAAAGTTGGGGGATAACCGAAGGCAAAAAACGAAGAATCCTCAACCTTACTGATGGTTCTGAAAATCCTCTGGGGGAATGGAACAATATGGTAATTGAATGTGTAGCCGATACCATAAAAGTTTGGGTAAACGACGATCTCGTAAATTACGGCTATAATTGTACGGTCACTAAAGGACAAATTGCCGTTCAGGCGGAAGGTGCTGAGGTTGAATTCAAAAAAATTGATTTAACTCCGATTACCAAAACCACCCCGATCGATTAA
- a CDS encoding alpha/beta hydrolase family protein: MNKLIFCLLFFAFLSNASAQFDANYDESKVPEFKLPDPLKTFNGKKIRNSKKWESRRRPELLNFFTQNMYGEVPGKLEISSVDIQEERKSALNGKAVRKQVDLVFKNHGKTLDFTILIYLPKTEESVPLFVGYNFFGNHTITEDVDVVISEAWARNNPSFGIINNQLTEQSRGVRTNRWCVDKIIDAGFGLAVIYYGEVDPDKDDFSDGIHPLFYIDDQQQPAANEWGSIAAWSWGLSRAMDYFERDEDIDESKVVVFGHSRLGKTALWAGASDERFAGVISNNSGCGGAALSKRRFGETVWRINNSFPHWFCKNFRNYIKNEEALPVDQHELIALIAPRPVYIASAEEDKWSDPKGEFLSALYATPVYNLYGKKGIQQTEMPELNQPVQNTVAYHIRTGEHDVTAFDWEQYIKWAQKFIQ; the protein is encoded by the coding sequence ATGAACAAACTTATTTTCTGCCTGCTCTTTTTTGCCTTTTTGTCTAATGCTTCAGCCCAGTTTGATGCCAATTACGACGAAAGTAAAGTCCCCGAATTTAAATTACCCGATCCGCTTAAAACTTTCAACGGAAAAAAGATTCGAAATTCAAAAAAATGGGAGAGCAGACGACGCCCTGAACTACTTAATTTTTTCACTCAAAATATGTACGGTGAGGTGCCCGGTAAACTGGAGATTTCATCGGTTGATATTCAGGAAGAAAGGAAGAGTGCATTGAACGGAAAAGCGGTACGGAAACAAGTTGACCTTGTTTTTAAAAACCACGGGAAAACACTTGATTTTACCATTCTGATTTATCTCCCGAAAACCGAAGAAAGCGTGCCGCTATTTGTTGGCTACAATTTTTTTGGAAATCATACAATAACTGAAGATGTTGACGTAGTAATTTCGGAGGCGTGGGCAAGAAATAATCCTTCGTTTGGTATAATTAACAATCAGCTAACTGAACAGTCGCGAGGAGTTCGGACGAACAGGTGGTGCGTGGATAAGATAATTGATGCAGGTTTTGGATTGGCTGTGATTTATTATGGCGAAGTAGATCCTGACAAGGACGATTTTTCCGATGGTATTCACCCATTATTCTATATCGACGATCAGCAACAACCTGCTGCCAACGAATGGGGATCAATTGCAGCCTGGTCGTGGGGATTAAGCCGGGCCATGGATTATTTTGAGCGCGATGAGGATATTGATGAATCGAAGGTAGTAGTGTTTGGTCATTCGAGACTGGGAAAAACAGCATTGTGGGCTGGTGCAAGCGATGAACGCTTTGCCGGTGTAATTTCAAATAATTCAGGTTGTGGTGGTGCCGCTTTGTCGAAACGACGATTTGGCGAAACCGTTTGGCGCATCAACAATTCGTTTCCGCATTGGTTTTGTAAAAACTTCAGAAATTATATTAAAAATGAGGAAGCTTTGCCGGTCGATCAGCACGAACTGATTGCTTTAATTGCACCACGCCCTGTATATATTGCAAGTGCTGAAGAGGATAAATGGTCGGATCCGAAAGGTGAATTTCTTTCGGCTCTTTACGCTACTCCGGTGTATAATCTATACGGGAAAAAGGGAATTCAGCAAACGGAAATGCCGGAATTAAATCAGCCTGTTCAAAACACAGTTGCTTATCATATTCGGACAGGAGAACATGATGTAACTGCTTTCGACTGGGAGCAGTACATAAAATGGGCGCAGAAATTTATTCAATAA
- a CDS encoding ATP-binding protein → MGTTTQISHGVLNVVQHFVESAIRARLNRDFGKEEALALNVPDFAKHPSILSGFIIDNQLKKAEILCLLLALVPYISPGLISTVVGNYLPNGGDFPDFGGVKGKNHRGILPTGETVLYILAGRDMDKRVKLSTMFEDDHLFTQKSVLHIEPVPSGEPKMSGRLVLDDEFVDLFTSGKISRPKLSGDFPAQLIATKSDWADLVLKDKTLEEIKELEIWLNHNEQLMNEWDMRDKIKPGFRVLFFGPSGTGKTMTACLLGKYTGRDVYRVDLSMVISKYIGETEKNLSGLFNKAEHKNWILFFDEADSLFGKRTNVRDAHDKYANQEVSYLLQRIEAHHGLVILASNMKGNIDSAFTRRFNAFVEFDLPEFSERLKLWQVYMPKSNKVNKDIYLEELAKNYELTGANIVNVIHYAGLLTIKKKNPLLDKEALLAGIRKEYKKEGKILRQ, encoded by the coding sequence ATGGGCACAACAACACAAATTTCGCATGGTGTATTAAATGTGGTTCAACATTTTGTTGAGTCAGCAATCAGGGCACGTTTGAACCGGGATTTTGGTAAAGAAGAAGCTCTGGCTTTGAATGTTCCCGACTTCGCAAAACACCCGTCTATTCTGTCGGGTTTTATCATCGACAATCAACTGAAGAAAGCCGAGATTCTGTGTTTGTTGCTGGCACTTGTTCCCTACATTTCTCCGGGGCTGATATCTACTGTTGTTGGAAACTACCTTCCTAACGGTGGCGATTTTCCTGATTTTGGTGGTGTAAAAGGCAAAAATCATCGCGGAATACTACCAACCGGCGAAACCGTGCTATACATTTTGGCCGGACGCGATATGGATAAGCGGGTAAAACTTTCTACAATGTTTGAAGACGATCACTTGTTTACACAAAAAAGTGTATTGCACATTGAACCGGTGCCATCAGGTGAACCGAAAATGAGCGGCCGACTTGTTCTTGATGACGAGTTTGTTGATTTGTTTACTTCAGGAAAGATCTCGCGCCCAAAATTAAGTGGTGATTTTCCGGCCCAGCTAATAGCAACTAAATCAGATTGGGCTGATCTTGTTTTAAAAGATAAAACACTTGAAGAGATTAAAGAACTTGAAATCTGGTTGAATCATAACGAACAATTGATGAACGAATGGGACATGCGCGATAAAATAAAACCTGGATTTCGGGTTTTGTTTTTTGGCCCTTCGGGAACAGGAAAAACAATGACTGCTTGTTTGTTAGGGAAATATACCGGTCGCGATGTTTACCGTGTTGATCTTTCGATGGTGATTTCGAAATATATCGGAGAGACGGAGAAAAATCTTTCGGGATTGTTTAACAAGGCAGAGCACAAAAACTGGATCTTATTTTTTGATGAGGCAGATTCGCTTTTTGGCAAACGTACCAACGTTCGCGATGCGCACGACAAATACGCCAATCAGGAAGTTTCGTACCTGTTGCAGCGAATAGAAGCCCACCATGGGCTGGTAATTTTGGCTTCAAACATGAAAGGGAATATCGATAGTGCTTTTACCCGTCGTTTTAATGCATTTGTAGAATTCGATCTGCCTGAATTTTCTGAACGTTTGAAACTATGGCAAGTATACATGCCCAAAAGCAATAAAGTGAACAAAGATATTTATTTAGAGGAGCTGGCTAAAAACTACGAATTAACCGGAGCCAACATAGTGAACGTTATACATTATGCCGGTTTACTAACGATTAAGAAAAAGAATCCTTTACTTGATAAAGAAGCGTTATTGGCCGGAATTCGTAAGGAATACAAAAAAGAGGGTAAAATTCTACGGCAATAA
- a CDS encoding tetratricopeptide repeat protein yields MEKAIEINNKGVQHFLNKEFDQAEEQYLQALKLDNKNATALNNLGLLHHQKKDYEQAERYFLNAININHKATYFLNLANAQVFLRKWEDAETNYQTALKLQPNNENVLASLARFYENSNKHQQANEVWLSLVQQSPRKEHSIDLAKNLMTLKRFEEALAVLSNHPWFNSSAAIQFYAGICEFNLKNYGLAELAFKNSLAIDPDNFKTRHYLAINFIAKGASVSALKELNFLMRLNPENEKVRLDAVSVLLSLKRWEEAQKLNNEVLTLNEGSAKALEYKKIIEQMKSK; encoded by the coding sequence ATGGAAAAAGCAATAGAAATCAACAATAAAGGCGTTCAGCACTTTTTGAATAAGGAGTTCGATCAGGCTGAAGAACAGTATTTACAAGCGTTAAAGCTCGACAATAAAAATGCAACCGCATTAAATAATCTTGGTTTGCTTCACCATCAGAAAAAGGATTATGAACAAGCCGAACGCTATTTTTTGAATGCCATCAATATTAATCACAAGGCTACCTATTTTCTGAATCTGGCGAACGCACAGGTTTTTCTGAGGAAATGGGAGGACGCAGAAACAAATTATCAAACCGCGCTGAAGTTGCAGCCAAATAATGAAAATGTGTTAGCCAGCCTTGCACGATTCTACGAAAACAGTAACAAACACCAACAGGCCAACGAAGTTTGGTTATCATTGGTGCAGCAATCGCCCAGGAAAGAACATAGTATTGATCTGGCAAAAAATCTTATGACATTAAAGCGTTTCGAGGAAGCACTTGCAGTTCTATCCAATCACCCTTGGTTCAACTCGAGTGCGGCCATTCAATTTTATGCCGGAATTTGCGAATTTAACCTGAAAAATTACGGATTGGCCGAACTAGCTTTTAAAAACAGTCTGGCCATTGACCCCGATAACTTTAAAACCCGTCATTACCTGGCCATTAATTTTATTGCCAAAGGAGCTTCTGTTAGTGCTCTGAAAGAATTAAATTTTTTGATGCGTTTGAATCCTGAAAATGAAAAAGTAAGGCTTGATGCGGTTTCTGTTCTGCTTTCTTTAAAAAGATGGGAAGAAGCTCAAAAACTAAACAATGAAGTTTTGACCCTCAATGAAGGCAGTGCAAAAGCCTTGGAGTATAAAAAGATTATAGAACAAATGAAATCGAAATAA